A region from the Thermoplasmatales archaeon genome encodes:
- a CDS encoding putative aminopeptidase 1 has protein sequence MLEDEGESGKITIEEKIEGFSDSYIDFIENCKTESEVVVYLKEKLKAFRYKNLEEFTTLPFGSFFFQELGNRALIAGTIGKDVFNDGFRILASHIDSPRVDLKPRPLYEDSDTGIALMKTQYYGGIKKYQWVNVPLAIHGQAVLKSGEVIGIRLGDKRSEPVFVMPDLLPHLADKQFKRELKDGVEAEEMNLIVGTFAGNADKEPVKSNVLSLLKQKYGLEEEDLASADLSLVPAFGPRYSGFDNSIIAGYGHDDRASAFATFRALLENSGSRYSSLAIFYDKEEIGGFGISGSMSNMIESTIHSILRRVGPDYTMSDFYRVLKNSRAISADVDSAMDPSFKDVHDDHNAARMGRGIVVAKYTGYGGKYSGSEAPSEYVAHIRKIFSDKGVKYQFGTMGKVDAGGGGTVAQDIARYGIPVIDAGPPVLGMHSPCELLSKKDLYESYLAYLAFITEV, from the coding sequence ATGCTTGAGGATGAGGGAGAAAGCGGTAAAATAACAATAGAGGAAAAGATTGAAGGTTTTTCCGATTCATATATAGATTTCATTGAGAACTGCAAGACTGAATCCGAGGTGGTTGTTTATCTCAAGGAAAAGCTGAAGGCATTCCGATACAAGAACCTGGAGGAATTCACCACACTACCCTTCGGGTCTTTTTTCTTTCAGGAGCTTGGGAACAGGGCCCTGATTGCCGGCACCATCGGGAAGGACGTTTTCAACGACGGATTCCGGATTCTGGCGTCTCACATAGATTCCCCTAGGGTAGATCTGAAACCCAGGCCATTATATGAGGATTCTGACACGGGTATAGCGCTGATGAAGACCCAGTATTACGGTGGTATCAAGAAATACCAGTGGGTTAACGTGCCTCTGGCAATTCATGGTCAGGCTGTGCTGAAATCAGGAGAGGTCATTGGGATCCGGCTGGGAGATAAACGCTCAGAGCCTGTGTTCGTAATGCCAGACCTCCTGCCTCACCTTGCCGATAAACAGTTCAAGCGCGAGCTGAAAGACGGAGTTGAAGCAGAAGAGATGAACCTGATCGTAGGCACATTCGCTGGCAATGCCGACAAGGAGCCTGTAAAGTCAAATGTACTATCGCTGTTGAAGCAGAAATACGGGTTGGAAGAGGAGGATCTTGCCTCTGCCGACCTCAGTCTGGTACCGGCTTTCGGCCCGAGATACAGCGGTTTTGATAACTCGATTATTGCTGGTTATGGGCACGACGACAGGGCATCAGCTTTCGCGACTTTCAGGGCTTTGCTGGAAAATAGCGGTTCCCGGTACAGTTCACTCGCAATTTTTTACGACAAGGAAGAAATAGGCGGGTTTGGCATCTCAGGATCAATGAGCAACATGATAGAATCGACCATTCATTCTATACTCAGGAGAGTCGGGCCGGATTACACCATGTCTGATTTCTACCGTGTGCTAAAGAACAGCAGGGCAATCAGCGCTGATGTGGATTCGGCAATGGACCCCAGTTTCAAGGACGTTCATGACGATCATAACGCAGCCAGGATGGGAAGGGGAATTGTGGTTGCAAAATATACGGGATACGGTGGAAAGTACTCCGGATCAGAAGCACCATCAGAGTACGTTGCGCACATTCGAAAAATTTTCTCGGATAAGGGCGTGAAATACCAGTTCGGTACCATGGGGAAGGTTGATGCCGGGGGAGGAGGAACAGTGGCACAGGACATAGCCAGGTATGGAATACCGGTCATAGACGCGGGCCCACCCGTACTGGGGATGCACTCACCATGTGAACTGCTCAGCAAGAAGGATCTTTATGAAAGCTACCTTGCATATCTGGCATTCATAACCGAGGTTTGA
- the hisS_1 gene encoding Histidine--tRNA ligase — MTFERVRGFRDHYPEDMMPRKNVFNTAEATAESLGFRKVDFPSLEYLDLYRLKSGEELVGQTFSFVDKGGREVTMIPEATPSVVRMITARKDLVKPIRWYSIPKIFRYEEPQSGRFREHYQFNADIFGVDSPEADAEIIGLAGTILDKLGLGTRYEIRISSRPLLEAILKSVGCRDVQYAFAVIDRFRKIEKAEFFSEMAVAGVEPDNVNTLYGMISSTLEPGDIAAATAISGNVSVETEISRIQYIAELVSRMILSPVKVDLSIVRGLAYYTGVVFEAYDVAGKHRAILGGGRYNGLAALMSDQDIPAVGFGMGDAVIELLMKEEGKWLYTTDKPLFYVCCASPESRKYAFSVSKQVRDSGGITIDELSSRGLSAQLRNAAAEKCDYAVIIGEREEKSKSVTFRNLNSGDQIEVGYEDIDRYVRSRLEGKGEKT; from the coding sequence ATGACATTTGAGAGGGTCAGGGGTTTCAGAGATCATTACCCTGAAGACATGATGCCCAGGAAGAATGTATTCAACACAGCGGAAGCAACAGCCGAATCCCTAGGCTTCAGGAAAGTGGATTTCCCCAGCCTGGAATACCTCGATCTATATCGCCTGAAATCCGGTGAAGAACTGGTTGGACAGACATTTTCATTTGTTGATAAAGGAGGCAGGGAAGTTACAATGATACCCGAAGCCACCCCATCCGTAGTAAGGATGATAACCGCACGCAAAGACCTCGTAAAACCCATACGCTGGTACAGCATCCCTAAAATATTCAGGTATGAGGAACCCCAGTCAGGAAGATTCAGGGAACACTACCAGTTCAACGCCGATATTTTCGGTGTGGATTCACCGGAGGCTGATGCCGAAATCATAGGCCTTGCTGGTACAATTCTCGACAAACTGGGGCTCGGTACAAGATATGAAATCAGGATCAGCAGCAGGCCACTGCTGGAAGCAATACTGAAATCTGTGGGCTGCAGGGATGTGCAGTATGCATTTGCAGTGATCGACAGATTCAGGAAGATAGAAAAGGCTGAATTTTTTTCAGAGATGGCGGTTGCCGGAGTTGAACCTGATAATGTGAATACCCTTTACGGCATGATCTCCAGCACCCTGGAACCGGGAGATATCGCTGCAGCAACAGCTATTTCGGGAAATGTGTCCGTCGAGACAGAAATATCAAGGATACAGTATATTGCTGAACTCGTTTCAAGAATGATACTATCCCCGGTAAAGGTCGACCTATCCATAGTGAGAGGCCTTGCATATTACACAGGGGTGGTGTTTGAAGCCTACGATGTGGCAGGGAAACACCGTGCAATACTTGGAGGTGGAAGATACAACGGACTGGCCGCCCTTATGTCTGATCAGGATATCCCGGCTGTAGGATTTGGCATGGGCGATGCAGTAATTGAATTGCTCATGAAAGAGGAGGGAAAGTGGCTCTATACAACTGATAAACCACTTTTCTATGTGTGCTGCGCAAGTCCTGAGTCAAGAAAGTATGCTTTCTCTGTGTCAAAGCAGGTCAGAGACTCCGGAGGAATCACGATAGACGAACTCTCGAGCAGAGGACTCTCTGCACAACTAAGAAATGCTGCAGCCGAAAAATGCGATTATGCAGTAATAATCGGGGAGAGGGAGGAGAAGTCAAAAAGCGTCACTTTCAGGAACCTCAATAGTGGCGACCAGATCGAGGTGGGATATGAGGATATAGACAGGTATGTCAGATCGAGACTGGAAGGTAAAGGTGAAAAAACCTGA